TGTAACAATTATGCCTCAGCAAATTGCAATTGTTCTTGTAACCATCATTTGTATGCTTGTCTTGCATCTTTTTATGAAAAAAACAAAGATGGGCACTAGCCTGCGTGCTGCTGCACAAGATCCTCTGGCTGCCGGCGGAGTAGGTATTAATGTATCGGGTACCGTTGCTTTTGCATGGGCTTCTGCCGCATTACTATCGGCGGTTGCTGGGGTTCTTATCGCACCTATTTACGGTGTCTACCCCAAGATGGGTGCAATTCTGTCGCTTAAAGGATTTGCGGCTGCTGTTCTAGGCGGATATGGAAACATGTATGGAGCAATCATCGGCGGGGTCATTTTCGGTGTTGTTGAGACATTAGCAGCAGGATATCTTTCTTCTTCATTTAAGGAAATAATTTCATTTGGAGTATTGATGTTGGTTCTTTTCGTAATGCCAAGTGGAATCTTAAAAGTAAAAGCTGAATAAGGGAGTTTTATCTATATGAAAGCAATTATGGAAGTATTTGCAAATAGGAAGTACCAACACATTTTAGGTGTAATCGTAATCGGATGTGTTCTTCTTTTCCCTATAGCTTTTTCTGAACACATTTTTACGCAATTACTGCTTTGTACGTTAGGTATTTATATGATAGTCAACACCGGTTTTGATATTTTATTTGGCTTTTCAGGACAGATTTCTCTCGGTCAAGCTGGCTTCTATGCTATTGGAGCTTATTGCTCTGCACTACTAAGTAAAGCAGGTATGCCCGTCTTCTTTTCAATGATTATAGCTGCTTCTATTGCGGCACTTGTCGGATATTTTTTGGCATTACCCTGTGCAAAATTAATGCATCATTTTCTGGCCATGGTTACAATAGGTTTCGGAGAGATCGTTCGTCTACTTGCCGTTAATTGTGGTTGGCTTACTGGTGGTGTAGATGGAATAACGAGAATTCCTCCTCTTAGAATTTTTCACTATGAACTTACATCATATTCTGCATACCTTTATTTCGTTCTTGCAATGGTTTTGTTGGCTCTCTTTGTCAAGTTACGCATTGGCAATTCTCGAGTTGGTCGGGCCATGCTGGCAATCAAAGACAATCAGGATGCTAGCGAAGCCTTTGGTCTAAAGCTTTCAAAGTACAAGGCTACGGCTTTCACCATTGCTTCTTTTTATGCTGGTTTCGGAGGAGCATTATATGCTCATCTTATCAGATTTATAAGTCCGGAGTCTTTTACCGCAGATCAATCCTCAATGTTCTTGGTTATGCTACTAATAGGAGGAATGGGAACTTTTTTAGGCCCTCTTATCGGATCGACACTTATGCTGGCTGTCTCGGAGTTTCTGCAACAATTCGGACAACTTCAGATGATGATCTACGGCTTGCTTATCGTTGTTGTTTTACTTGTTATGCCGAATGGGATCGCCGGTACCCTGAAAAATAAATATTATCAGGTGCTGAGTCGCCTACCTGTGCGGCCTGTGACGGATACGAATGGACGATGAATCATTAGATTAATGAGGTAATGATGAAATTATTAGAAATCAAGAATGTTACTATGCAGTTCGGAGGTTTAAAAGCACTTAATGATCTGAATATGTGCATAGAACAAGGTGAAATACACGGATTAATCGGTCCGAACGGTTCGGGAAAAACAACATGCTTTAATGTAATAAGCGGGGTTTATCGACCTACTGAAGGAGAGATTTTTTTAGACGGAAAGAAAATTACAGGTAAGAAAAAACATGAAATAAATAAATTAGGAATTGCACGTACTTTTCAACATATTAGTCTGTTTAAAAATATGTCTGTACTGGAAAATGTAATGGTTGGACAACATTGTCGTACATCGAGTGGTATTTTCCCGGCAATTTTTCATACACGTTCAGAACGGCAGGAAGAGGAAAAGATCATTGCAAAAGCATATAAATTACTTGATTTGACACATCTGGATAATAGGGCAGGGGAACTTGCCAGCAATCTGCCATATGGCGAACAGCGATTATTGGAAATTGCCCGTGGTCTGGCGAGTGGTCCGAAAATGATGATGCTGGATGAAGCTTCTGCCGGAATGAATTCGGTTGAAAAAGATGCATTAATCTCGATTATCCATGCTATCCGTGGAATGGGGATTACCATTCTTATGATAGAACATGATATGAAGTTGGCGATGAATTTGTCGGATAAAATTACTGTATTAGATCATGGTGCTATGATTGCCGAAGGCCTACCAAATGATATTCAGAAAAATTCTCAAGTGATTGAAGCCTATCTTGGAAAGGGAGAGGTGCAACATGCAAAGCATGCTGGAAATTGAAAACCTGGAACATAAATATGGTGTGATTAAATCGCTAAAAGGAGTCAGCTTAAAAGTCAATAAAGGAGAAGTTGTTGCATTGATTGGGGCAAATGGTGCCGGAAAAACAACACTCTTGCGCTGTGTATCGGGTATGCTGAAACCTTGCGGTGGAAATATCATTCTTAACGGAGAATCTATTTATGGCCTACCTGCTCCAAAGGTGGCGGCAAAAGGAATAGCACAAGTTCTTGAATCAAGACACGTTTTTCCGAAGCTTACTGTCTTGGAGAATATTTATATGGGGGCATATTGTAGAAAAGATGTCGATACTGTCAAGGAAGAGATCGAAAGGTGGTTTTGTACAT
This portion of the Sediminispirochaeta bajacaliforniensis DSM 16054 genome encodes:
- a CDS encoding branched-chain amino acid ABC transporter permease, coding for MFWQLLLSGISVGCIYSLIGLGYNLIYSASNLMSFVQGEMFMLGAFVAYSVHILLHLPFLLSAVLSALIMYFFGVAMYYFMVGPLLKRGSQQIHIVLATIGLSIFLQNFAMNVWGTNVKTFPSPLGEIPLHVGSVTIMPQQIAIVLVTIICMLVLHLFMKKTKMGTSLRAAAQDPLAAGGVGINVSGTVAFAWASAALLSAVAGVLIAPIYGVYPKMGAILSLKGFAAAVLGGYGNMYGAIIGGVIFGVVETLAAGYLSSSFKEIISFGVLMLVLFVMPSGILKVKAE
- a CDS encoding ABC transporter ATP-binding protein, with the translated sequence MKLLEIKNVTMQFGGLKALNDLNMCIEQGEIHGLIGPNGSGKTTCFNVISGVYRPTEGEIFLDGKKITGKKKHEINKLGIARTFQHISLFKNMSVLENVMVGQHCRTSSGIFPAIFHTRSERQEEEKIIAKAYKLLDLTHLDNRAGELASNLPYGEQRLLEIARGLASGPKMMMLDEASAGMNSVEKDALISIIHAIRGMGITILMIEHDMKLAMNLSDKITVLDHGAMIAEGLPNDIQKNSQVIEAYLGKGEVQHAKHAGN
- a CDS encoding ABC transporter ATP-binding protein produces the protein MQSMLEIENLEHKYGVIKSLKGVSLKVNKGEVVALIGANGAGKTTLLRCVSGMLKPCGGNIILNGESIYGLPAPKVAAKGIAQVLESRHVFPKLTVLENIYMGAYCRKDVDTVKEEIERWFCTFPRLRERSSQLAGTLSGGEQQMLVIVRAMVSNPKLLILDEPSLGLAPIFIEEIFKIIPQLQQMGTTILLVEQNAQMALSVSTRGYAMETGCITLSGSSNELLNNDDVRKLYLGEA
- a CDS encoding branched-chain amino acid ABC transporter permease; this translates as MKAIMEVFANRKYQHILGVIVIGCVLLFPIAFSEHIFTQLLLCTLGIYMIVNTGFDILFGFSGQISLGQAGFYAIGAYCSALLSKAGMPVFFSMIIAASIAALVGYFLALPCAKLMHHFLAMVTIGFGEIVRLLAVNCGWLTGGVDGITRIPPLRIFHYELTSYSAYLYFVLAMVLLALFVKLRIGNSRVGRAMLAIKDNQDASEAFGLKLSKYKATAFTIASFYAGFGGALYAHLIRFISPESFTADQSSMFLVMLLIGGMGTFLGPLIGSTLMLAVSEFLQQFGQLQMMIYGLLIVVVLLVMPNGIAGTLKNKYYQVLSRLPVRPVTDTNGR